In the genome of Microcoleus vaginatus PCC 9802, the window AATTGAATTGCAACTGTCAGGACTGGTGGTTAAATCTCACGGTAAATTAATAGTTGCCAACCTAATTTATCAGTCTGTTTTTAATCCATTCTGGGTGGAAAAAGAGCTAGGAAAATTGGCTCCCTACCACTCGGCCCTAGCAGCATGGCTGGCTTCAGACCGCGAAGATGAATCCCTGTTATTGACAGGGGAAAGTTTGCAGTCAGCTTTGGATTGGGCTGCGAACAAACAATTAAGCCAAGAACACTATTGGTTCTTGAATCCCGATCGAACTTTTGGGGAACAACCGACAGTGGTTGTCGCACAAGTTGCAGACAGCAGCGTAGACACAGATGCAGACAGCCGCATCCTCACCCCGCCCTCAGATAGTGTTCCAACTGGCAGCAACGAACAGATATTGTACGATCACATCGTCTCCTGCGTGGAAACAGAATCCCCCGCACAGGTGATCGAGCGGTTCCGAAAGCTATTTATCGACGGCATGGGGTATCCCGATCGAGAGATTGAAGCAACTTTGTACAGTATAGTCTCCGTCAAGCGATTGGATCAGCACTTTAAATATATCCTACACCGCTGCTGCTACATCCCGATCAACCGCTGGCAATTGCAATCACACAACCAGTTCGCGATTGCAAATTTAGTAGCTTTATTTAAGCAGAGTTCTCCCCGATTCGGGACGGAATTTTACATAGTCAAGCGCTTGCAAGAACAAATAGCTTTCTTTACTAAAAGTGAAGAATTTCAGACCCTAGAGCGCTTAGTAAAAGCCCTAGATAGAGAGGCGGAACCGCAGCAACAAGATACTGATTCTCCTTTAGGCGAATTGATATGTCGGTATCCTTATTTGTACGGCTATTCTCTACTGAGCAAGGGCAGCATTGAGGAAGACCAACAAACCATTCAAAAACTGGCATTTCAAAGACAGCAACAGTTTGAAACACACTTGTCTCAATATTTAAATTATTTGGTTGAGCCGAGAAATACAGAAATAGGAATTGTGCAGCGAGCGCCTAATCCCACACTTTTGAACGATGCAGAACTGCACTTAGCGGTCAGGGAATTTGCCGGGAAAGTAGCAGGCGATCGCAGCTACAAAGAAGCCGCTCAATTTTTCCTGAGAGATTCCAGACAAACTCCATCTTACGGCTCATTTAAAGTTGATTTATATGAATATTTAATAGCGTCTATCGAACCAGAATACGGGGGGCGTCAATTCAATGACCGTTTGTACAAACAAATCAAAAATACATTGCGAGAACATGACTCGGTAAAATTCAATAATCCATTGTTAGTTCGGACTTGCCACCAGTTGTTCAACTTCTTAGTAGTGGAAAATTCCCAACATCCCAGCCACTACGTTTTTTACGATTTGGTGTACAACCTCGGCGCCAGCAGAACAATGGGTTTACTGCTGAAACTTGTACTGCTTTCGGGCAAAGTCAAACCAGAGCTGGAAAAGCGATTTTCTATTTTGTTTAATCACTATGAAGGTAAAGCTTCTAATGAAATTATGTGGTTTGTCAAATCCTTGGAAAATTTCAATGTGGCTTTGGTTGTGAATTTTGGTAAAACGGATTTGTCTTTGGTTAAACAACATCTTATTTTGAATTAAAAACTCACAAAATCGCTGGCTCAGCGTTAGAGCTTAGTATTAATTAAAAAAGTCACGGGAAAACAAATAAAAGCCTTGGAAGTCCCAGCAAGAATCCACGAAAAAGGTCAATTAATTCTCGATCGACCTTTAACACTAGACACTCCGGGCCCCGTGCGAATTATCGTCCTTCTTCCCGAACCTACAGATGAAGCTGAAGACGACCCCGACGATACTCCAGTTGAAGAAGTAAAAGCTAGTCTCAAAAGATCGTTGCAGGAAGCCAAAGCCGGACAGCGAATACCTCTTTCTCAAATGTGGGAGGGCATCGATCGATTTTAGATTTTAGATTTTAGATTTTAGACGATCGCACGATCGCTCAACTTGAATAGCCGTCGATCGTACTTTTGTTAACCATAATACTCAAAATCCGTGAAGCGAAGCTATCCCGAACGGAATCGCACAGACATCAGTCTCAACGAAATCCGCAGCATCATCGCCGAGTTTGATGAAAGCCAATAGCGGTGTATTATTAACTCTATGATTAGCTATCTCAAAGGCACAGTCGCCGATATCGCCAAAGGCAGCAACCGCGTCATATTGACTCTCGAAGTCAATCAAATCGGCTATGAAATCCAAATTTTGCCCCGCGTGACCGGTCAATTGCCAGCATCCGGCGAAGTCGCCCAAATTTTTACCCACCAGCAAGTTAAGGAAGACCAAATCGTATTGTACGGTTTTGGCAGCGCGGCAGAACGCGATTTGTTTCGGCAGTTGACGAGTGTTAGCGGTGTGGGTGCTCAACTGGCGATCGCACTTCTCGATACTTTAGGATTGCAAGATTTAGTCCAGGCGATCGTCGGCGGTAACACCCGCATCCTCGCCAAAACTCCGGGCGTGGGAACAAAAACCGCAGAACGTCTCGCCCTAGAACTCAAAAGCAAACTCTCCGAATGGCGACAGCAAGCAGGTTTGACAACTTCAGTCGCCGCCGGAGTCCCCCCAGCTATTCAAGAAGAAGTCGAGATGATCTTGCTGGCGATGGGATACACTGCGGCTGAAGTCTTGCAAGCGCTGCAAACCCTTAGTCAAGACAGCACTTTATCCGCCAAAGCGAATGCCGATGAATGGATACGTGAGGCGATCGCCTATTTGAGCCGATAATCGCCTACCCGATCCCGAAACCGGGAATAAAAACCAACATTCGGCCGGGTCAACAAACCAATCCGTGGCAAAAATTTTATCGTTTTTATGCTTCCCCTGTGATAACATAGGAGATTGTGACAATCGTACAAAAAAAACTAAAATCAATTCATGGCTCTTACACAACAGCGCAAACAAGAAATCATGGGCGACTTCCAAACCCATGAAACCGATACCGGCTCAGCAGATGTCCAAGTCGCCATGCTGACCGATCGCATCACAAAACTCAGCGCCCACCTGAAAATCAACCAAAAAGACTTCGCCTCCCGGCGCGGTTTGATGATGATGATCAGCCGCCGCAAGCGCCTGCTGGCATACATCCAAAAGCAAAATGTCGATCGCTACAAAGCATTGATTGCCCGTCTAGGCATTCGCGGCTAAACACCAAAGCCAAAATTTGCGACAATATTCTTTAATCTTGGACAAACACCAAGACTTATTGAAAAATGTTCGAGATTTCAGGTTAGAGATAAAATATGTCCTCCGAACCACCCCGCAAGCGCTTGCCCTTTGAACCGGCAACAAATCGTAAAAAAACGCCTAAAAAGCCCCCAGAACCCCAAGCAAGCGTAGCCTTAGAGTCGGATTCTGCCGACAAGCAACCGAAAGCTAACAAAACCGGAAAACAGTCGCAATCCATCCCAGAAGTAGTCAGCCAACGCATGATATCCCGCATAGCGGTATTCTGTGGCATACCGACAATGCTGGGAATTTGCACATTTTTTGTCAGCTATTTGGTAGTCAGCAAGGGCTTGTTTGATCTGCCCAACACAGCAGTATTGCTGGTAAGCATGGGCTGTTTTGGTCTAGGCGTTCTGGGATTAAGCTACGGAGTCCTCTCGGCTTCCTGGGATGAAGAAATTTCAGGAAGCACTCTGGGGTGGGAAGAATTTAATACCAATTTTGGACGGATGCGAGAAGCGTGGCGCGCCGCCAAGCCAAAAAGTTAGTCATTAGTTATTAGTCATTAGTCATTAGCTAAAAACTAAGCTGTTAACCATTAGCGAGTTTGTCCTTGGGGAGGGAACAAGAACCCGCCCCACAACAATGCTAATAATACTGATATAAATAGATTCTCGATCGCCATTGCATCTATTTTTCTCAGTGCATCAGAGTCATCATCCGTTTCTAGCCCAACTAAAAAGGCAAAAAAATATGATTATTGTAATGAAAGCCGGCACTCCAGAAGCCGAGATCGATAGACTAGACGAAGACCTCCGCACTAACTGGGGTTTGATACCAGAAAAAATAGTCGGCCGTTACAAGGTCGTCATGGGTTTGGTAGGGGACACCGCAGAGCTCGAACCCATGCAACTGCGCGAAATGAGCACCTGGATTGAAGAAGTCCTGCGCGTGGAAAAACCCTACAAACGCGCTTCTCTGGAGTACCGCCAAGGAGAAGCCAGCGAAGTAGCGGTTGCTACTCCTTTAGGAACTGTAATGATCGGCTTGCATCACCCGATCGCGATCGTAGCAGGCCCTTGCTCGGTCGAAAACGAAGAAATGATTGTCGAAACAGCAATGCGCGTCAAAGCTGCTGGAGCTCATTTTCTCCGTGGTGGGGCGTACAAACCGAGAACTTCCCCCTACGCTTTCCAAGGCCACGGCGAGAGTGCTTTGGGATTGCTAGCTGCGGCGCGGGAAGCTAGCGGTTTGGGAATTATCACAGAAGTTATGGATGCGGCGGACTTAAGTGCGATCGTGGAAGTAGCCGACGTGATCCAAGTCGGGGCGAGAAATATGCAGAATTTCTCACTGTTAAAGAAAGTCGGAGCTCAAGACAAACCCGTTTTGCTGAAGCGCGGCATCTCGGCCACCATTGAAGAATGGTTGATGGCTGCTGAGTATATCATGGCTTCTGGCAATCCGAACGTGATTTTGTGCGAGCGCGGAATTCGGGGGTATGACAGGCAATATACCCGCAATACGCTAGATTTATCCGCAGTACCAGTATTGCGGACTCTGACTCACTTACCGATTATGGTTGACCCGAGTCACGGCACCGGTTGGGCGCAGTTTGTACCCTCGATGGCGTTTGCTTCGATCGCCTCTGGTACTGATTCGCTGATGATTGAAGTGCACCCGAATCCGAAAAAAGCTTTGTCTGACGGGCCACAATCTTTAACACCGGATCAGTTCGACAAGTTGATGGAAGAATTGGCGGTGATTGGTAAAGTCATGAACCGTTGGCCGCAACCGGTGCCAGTTTTGGCATAAAAACAGGCGAAACGCTTAACCTAAAATGCGATCGCAGTTAAATCCCCGACTTCTTAAAGAAGTCGGGGATTTTGTTATTCGGTTTTTGGAATAGAGCCTGAGGGGCGAGCGTACTTCTAGCGGGACTAAACAAAAATTAAGCCCAAATTAAGTCCAAAGTCTCTTTATAAGTGGAAAATACGTCCATATTTTCTTTTGGAGTTTAGACTAAGCACAAATTTACTCAGCTAAGGCTGAGTAGAAATTGTGGTGAATTTAGAGAGAGCTGACAAGGTTAACTAGGGTGCATCTCAGTTTGGCAAATACATCAAGTGGAAAGTTGGCCATTGAGATAAGCACAGCGCAGAGAAAGGATAGAGGCAACACTCTCGATATTCCACTGCGCTCCCGATAATTTCACCCTGATCCCAATGCGTTTAATCGTTGATTCAACTGTTCCAGAACCGATAGAACTCAGGGACTCTTCTTGATAGTATTGGTAGTTAACTATTCGGTTGCGATGGGTTTCTAAATAAGTGCAAAATGTTTTAAATGCTTTTCTTTTCAAGTCTTTAAATAAATTTATCACTTGATTAACTTGACCTGACCACAACAGACTTTCTGCTTGCTTTGAGCGTTTCAGTGAGCCCCCTGCTTTATAGAAATTTTCTTTCAGATGATACCAATCTAAGATTTGTTGCCTTTGTTCAGTCACTCCAATTTCTTGAAATAAGTTCCAAATTCCGGGATGACCATCTCCTACCCAATACATAGGGTGTAGTAATTTTTGGCTATTAGTCCAATCAATTAAATCTTGATCATTTTGAAAGAATGCTCCGCAATAAACATTATCTAAACACAGGGCTTTATAATCTTTCCAATAACATGGCTCGCCCTTGTTTTCGTTGCGTAGCCTGACTTTGCCTCCGTCTAAGAAAATTTCTTGGACTCCTTGCTTAGATGTAGGCAATTCAAATTTTTGGCTCTTTACTAATCTGTGTAATGTACTATGAGACACTGGGATTCCTATGAATGTTTCTAAATTTTTTTCTCCTTTTTGATAATACTCATTATTTCTGATTATCAGAGCACACTTTTCCATCAGGGGACTGAGTTGACTATAAGGTTTTAACCCGAAATATTTCCCCTGATTATTTGTAATCCTGAGCGACCCAACTACAGATTTTACTGTTCGCGTTCTTCCTGTTTTAATTCCTGATGCTGTTGAAAAAAAAAGCTACCTAATTCTGGTCCCACTTCTGATAATATTTTTTGACGCAGAGATTTTTCGATACTTTCAAAATTGGACAGTTCCGTTGAATCTGTATTTCTGTAAAGAATGGATGCTACCTCTTTTAAGTGTGCTTTTAGGCGCTTTTGGTCTTCGGGTGTCATTTTTTTTCACAGTTTTACTAGCTTTTTTATTTTCGCCCTTTTTTCAGAGATTTGCAATAGTGAGATGCACCCCATCAAATCCCCCTATCGGTTGAGTCTTTCTGACTTTGACTCCAGGGGAATAGAGAGAAATTCCGGGAACTAATCCTACCTGCTTCAACGGCTGCCAGATTTGAGGTTCGGTTTCGATACAAAGAGAGCTTTAAGCCGTAAACAAAAATATACACCTGCCTCAGGGAGGCACTTAACCAGCTCGACTAAGGAAAATTTAGGCGTCTCCTAAAACCACTACTTTATAATCTTTCAAGAGCGGTAAAATTTCTGCGATTGCGTCCCTTTGTGCTGTCAAATTACTACTTCCTAGCTTGGGTAACAGCGACCAGGATAAAGGGATAGCTTTCTTCTCCCACACCAGGCTTACCATGAGTATGTTTATATATCCCCATTGGGTGCGCTCGATGATAATGGATAAAGTCTGACCCACTTGGCAATAGGTGGTTAATCAATAAGTTATGAGGGGGTACCAAACCTGGTGGAGGGTTAATTGAGGTAAATTCAAGAACCTTTGTAACCCACATTCCGCAGGTAGCACGATCGTCCGGGAATTTTTTCAATTGAGATGGCACAGCAGCTCAAGAGAGAAGATAATATTTACGGCAAGGAGCGCCAAAGAATTGGATAATCTACAATCGTTATTGCGTCAGATTGGCAATGTGCTTGACACCATTAATTGTCAACAAATGAATCGACATAAAACATTGAAACACCCACCGCAGAGTTGGTTTGGTCGTAGGCTTACCTACTTGATTATCAATGGTTTGTTGAGCCCGACGTCTGGCATATTCAACTATTTCGATCGCTTGCAGGTCGTGCAATTGATGGTAAGGTAACTGTTGCGAAAATGCGCTCGCAGCAGAAGTGGCATCTGGTTGACAAGCAAACCGTTGGCTTTCTAATTGCTTGAGTGCGGAAGTGGCGAGTGTGAAATGTTTGGCTAACCGTTTCTCCAATTGTTTTAAATCAGATGCCACCCGCATCTGACTCTTAACCACTAACCATCGTTGTGGCACGTCGGCATAACGATTCCCACTCTTCAGCAATCTGGTAGTCGGTTAGCGAACTATTCACCAATGCGTCTGGGTGAATCTGCTGCAACAATTCTTTAGCCGAGGACAAGGTAGCAGGGACTCTTGATACCCATCGCCATTGTGCCATCTGTTGCAGATTTACGGAAGTATAGAGAGCAGCATCGGCCACAAACAGTGCATCCACATCCCATTGCTGTCTGAATTCAAGAATCAGTTGGGCAAATAAAGATGAGTCGGTTTCATTGCCATCTCCCACTCTCAAGTACAAGGGGATGTCTCCATCCCCACTGCACATCAGATCCACCATAAATTGCTTTAAATCGGGGCGGTGATCTCTGGAATAGCCGTAGGTGATGTCAATTGTACCTAGTTCTCCTGTCTCACTTTGATCGCTTAAGTAATCACCATCAACGTGTAGGGAACTCGAATCTAGCTGTAGGCTGTGCAAGTCTACACCAAAGCGTCGTGCAGCAGACAGTGCTACTGTGACAAATAGTTCTGTCAGTCCTGCGGCATATAATTTGTCTAGGATGCGCCCTAACCTGTCATCATTTAAGTGTTCTGGTCTGATGCCTTCTCCCAACAAGTGCTCTGTGGCTTTACCGAAAAAAAATTTTTCAAATAGATACAGTGGGGCACTGACAAAGCCCAATCCATTCAAAATCATGGCTTTGACTGCTTGCCCTAGTGTGATGATGGACTGTGGGTGAGTCCCCAGTAGTTGATCGATCTGTTCTACTAATCCCATTTCATCACAGATACCGGCAATGAGTCCGCAGTGGTCAATATCCTGTACTCTTATATTTGACGCTTCAATATTTCTCATTTCTTAAAAATACTGGATTTTCCGCTCGCACCTGCGGAATGTGGGTTTGTAATTTCCAACGTCGGCTTTCGGCGGTAATCGGGTAGAGAAACCAGAGGGCTAATTGCTCCAACTTAACTTGTCTTTCCGATTGCCGTAGATTGAGCAGGATACTTAATACTAAAAACTGACTACGAGTTAAGTGTTGTTGGAGATGCGTCTGATAAAATAGAGGTAACATAATTTGTGATAGGTCGTCGCTACTTTGAACGGGCCTATCTTTTTTTACCACAAATGGGTCAACGCCTTACCTTGTCTAGCTTCTAACGGGGTTGTCACCCCCCAGCTTTTCTTGCTAGGTTACGGTAGGTTCTTGGTTTTTTATGTATGGGTTTTTTCTTTGATTTGTTTATACAGGATGTCTATGATTTTTTCTTTATGAACTCTGGCTCTGTTTAATAGTCCTAATACCAATTCACTATGAAGTTACACTAAATTTAGGCTAAAAGTAGAGGAGATCCAATATGGCAAACAAATTTAAGGTAGAAATCCAGGAAACGGTTGAGGAACTAGAGCATCGACTCGAACGGGCTATAACCGCAGTAAGTAAAGAAAAATTACTGCTATTATACTGGATTGCCCCCAAAAAAATCAAAACAAGAGAAGAATTAGCCACGATGCTGAAGCGAGACTCTTCAACAATATATCGTTGGTTAAGAGCTTACAAACAAGGTGGAATTACCTCATTACTCACAGTTAAAAAAGCTCCCGGGAAGACTCCACATATACCACCCGAAGTCAGAGAAAAATTAATCAGAAAACTGCAAGAACTAGAGGGGGAAACAAGTTATGGCAAATTACAGATATGGTTAGAAAAAGAATGCGGGATAAAAGTGAGCTATAAAGTCGTACATGACCTAGTTCATTATAAATTAAAATCTTACCTCCAAGTCCCAAGACCCCAAAGCAATAAGGTGAACGAAGTTGCACAGACAAACTTCAAAAAAAAACTGTGGGAGATTATCAAAGTAATGATTAAATATTTCGGACCAGGACAGCCTGTAAGGATATGGTGTCAGGACGAGAGTAGATTTGGATTGATTACGATGCAGGGCAGGATGATTACATTGAAGGGGATAAAACCCGTCGGCAAAAAGCTTTCTTAAGCGAGGAAACTTCTATGTTTATGGAGTTGTACATCCATCAACAGGTGAACAATATTATCAAGAATTTTGTCAGCTCAATCACAACTCCTTTCAAGAGTTTTTAAATGGATTTGCTCAAAAATACTCAGACTATTTCAATCTAATTATCATGGATAATGGTAGCTTTCATAAAGCTCTCTTATTAGACTGGCATGACCATGTAATGCCAATATATTTACCTGCCTATAGTCCTGAATGGAATCCGATTGAAAGATTGTGGGAACATACAAAAAAAGACCTCAACTGGGAAAACTATTCGAGTTTAGATAAACTCAAAGAACAGGTAGATAGAATTATCAAATCTCTCACGAATGAAGAAGTTTTATCTCTCGGTGGTTGGGACTAGATCCTTGAAGCTATATTAAGTGCAGGTTCATAGTGAATTGGTATAAGTCGGTAGGATAACTAAT includes:
- the aroF gene encoding 3-deoxy-7-phosphoheptulonate synthase, whose protein sequence is MIIVMKAGTPEAEIDRLDEDLRTNWGLIPEKIVGRYKVVMGLVGDTAELEPMQLREMSTWIEEVLRVEKPYKRASLEYRQGEASEVAVATPLGTVMIGLHHPIAIVAGPCSVENEEMIVETAMRVKAAGAHFLRGGAYKPRTSPYAFQGHGESALGLLAAAREASGLGIITEVMDAADLSAIVEVADVIQVGARNMQNFSLLKKVGAQDKPVLLKRGISATIEEWLMAAEYIMASGNPNVILCERGIRGYDRQYTRNTLDLSAVPVLRTLTHLPIMVDPSHGTGWAQFVPSMAFASIASGTDSLMIEVHPNPKKALSDGPQSLTPDQFDKLMEELAVIGKVMNRWPQPVPVLA
- a CDS encoding DUF3464 family protein yields the protein MSSEPPRKRLPFEPATNRKKTPKKPPEPQASVALESDSADKQPKANKTGKQSQSIPEVVSQRMISRIAVFCGIPTMLGICTFFVSYLVVSKGLFDLPNTAVLLVSMGCFGLGVLGLSYGVLSASWDEEISGSTLGWEEFNTNFGRMREAWRAAKPKS
- a CDS encoding 30S ribosomal protein S15, with translation MALTQQRKQEIMGDFQTHETDTGSADVQVAMLTDRITKLSAHLKINQKDFASRRGLMMMISRRKRLLAYIQKQNVDRYKALIARLGIRG
- the ruvA gene encoding Holliday junction branch migration protein RuvA: MISYLKGTVADIAKGSNRVILTLEVNQIGYEIQILPRVTGQLPASGEVAQIFTHQQVKEDQIVLYGFGSAAERDLFRQLTSVSGVGAQLAIALLDTLGLQDLVQAIVGGNTRILAKTPGVGTKTAERLALELKSKLSEWRQQAGLTTSVAAGVPPAIQEEVEMILLAMGYTAAEVLQALQTLSQDSTLSAKANADEWIREAIAYLSR
- a CDS encoding ISKra4-like element ISMiva1 family transposase (programmed frameshift), producing the protein MTPEDQKRLKAHLKEVASILYRNTDSTELSNFESIEKSLRQKILSEVGPELGSFFFPTASGIKTGRTRTVKSVVGSLRITNNQGKYFGLKPYSQLSPLMEKCALIIRNNEYYQKGEKNLETFIGIPVSHSTLHRLVKSQKFELPTSKQGVQEIFLDGGKVRLRNENKGEPCYWKDYKALCLDNVYCGAFFQNDQDLIDWTNSQKLLHPMYWVGDGHPGIWNLFQEIGVTEQRQQILDWYHLKENFYKAGGSLKRSKQAESLLWSGQVNQVINLFKDLKRKAFKTFCTYLETHRNRIVNYQYYQEESLSSIGSGTVESTIKRIGIRVKLSGAQWNIESVASILSLRCAYLNGQLST